The Benincasa hispida cultivar B227 chromosome 9, ASM972705v1, whole genome shotgun sequence genome has a segment encoding these proteins:
- the LOC120085100 gene encoding psbP domain-containing protein 4, chloroplastic, which translates to MGTTLFTINPFFSFCHQPNLPSPLLHPNSFLPKPVSAVHGGQQENPNLSPTLNRRWVLVSGVSLLSSAALGLPKDCLAAVKQGLLAGRIPGLSEPDEQGWRTYRRPDEKSGGHGVGWSPIIPYAFSVPQDWEEVPVSIADLGGTEIDLRFGSSKEGRLFVIVAPVRRFSDVIGEDATIEMVGPPEKVINAFGPEVIGENVEGKVISMSVAEHSGRTYYQFELEPPHVIITATAAGNRLYLFSVTANGLQWKRHYSDLKRIADSFRVV; encoded by the exons ATGGGAACCACATTGTTTACCATTAACCCATTTTTCTCCTTCTGTCACCAACCGAACCTTCCTTCTCCCCTTCTTCATCCCAACTCTTTTCTCCCTAAACCGGTTTCCGCCGTCCATGGTGGCCAACAGGAAAACCCCAACTTGTCTCCCACGCTGAATCGGAGATGGGTTTTGGTGTCCGGTGTTTCTTTGCTTTCTTCTGCGGCTTTGGGGCTGCCTAAGGACTGTTTGGCTGCGGTTAAGCAAGGCCTTCTTGCAGGGAGGATTCCTGGGTTGTCTGAACCAGATGAACAGG GTTGGAGGACATATCGTAGACCCGACGAGAAGTCCGGTGGGCATGGAGTTGGATGGAGTCCTATTATTCCTTATGCCTTTTCAGTTCCACAAGATTGGGAAGAG GTTCCTGTGTCCATTGCTGATCTAGGTGGAACAGAAATTGATCTCAGATTCGGAAGCTCAAAGGAAGGTCGACTGTTTGTTATCGTTGCACCTGTTCGTCGATTTTCTGATG TTATCGGCGAGGATGCAACCATTGAAATGGTTGGACCTCCAGAGAAAGTAATCAATGCATTCGGCCCGGAAGTGATTGGAGAAAATGTAGAAGGAAAGGTAATCAGCATGAGCGTGGCAGAGCATTCTGGAAGAACATATTATCAGTTTGAATTGGAGCCTCCTCATGTTATAATCACAGCGACAGCGGCCGGAAATCGCCTCTACCTATTCAGTGTAACAGCAAATG GTCTTCAATGGAAGAGACATTACAGCGACTTGAAAAGGATAGCGGATTCCTTTCGTGTTGTGTGA